The proteins below are encoded in one region of Clostridium pasteurianum DSM 525 = ATCC 6013:
- the rocF gene encoding arginase — translation MIVNMIGVPLFYGSDKKGVDCAPNKLRENNIIDVIHNDNHEIYDCGNIFVPKVDENTKFSYNSRMKYLKPIIDVNTNLAHEVYSSFTSGSFPFIIGGDHSLGLGSISGASKYYKNLAVIWVDAHGDINTDETSISGNVHGMPLAAAMGIGPQSLTDLYFKGIKVKYKNVFIVGARSLDSGEFSLVQEKGLNVYSMENIKNMGIESILKEIHHKLMENGIEAVHLSFDIDCLDPSIVPGTGTPVTDGMSVEDAKFLLKYLMNTKLIKSMDMVELNTLLDRNDSTTKLVIDLVDWTFKYIN, via the coding sequence AAAATAATATAATAGATGTAATTCATAATGATAATCATGAAATATATGATTGTGGAAATATTTTTGTTCCTAAAGTAGATGAAAACACTAAATTCTCTTATAATAGCAGAATGAAATATTTAAAACCTATTATAGATGTAAATACAAATCTTGCTCATGAAGTATACAGCTCTTTTACTTCTGGAAGCTTTCCTTTTATAATTGGAGGAGATCATTCTTTAGGACTTGGAAGCATTTCTGGTGCTAGTAAATACTACAAAAATCTTGCAGTAATATGGGTGGATGCTCATGGAGATATAAACACTGATGAGACTTCCATTTCTGGTAATGTACATGGAATGCCTTTAGCCGCTGCCATGGGAATAGGTCCACAATCTCTAACAGATTTATACTTTAAAGGTATAAAGGTAAAATATAAAAATGTATTTATAGTTGGAGCACGATCACTGGATTCAGGAGAATTTAGCCTAGTTCAAGAAAAGGGCTTAAATGTATATTCTATGGAAAATATAAAAAATATGGGTATAGAATCTATTCTGAAAGAAATTCATCACAAACTTATGGAAAATGGAATAGAGGCAGTACATTTAAGTTTTGACATAGATTGTCTTGATCCATCTATAGTTCCTGGCACTGGAACTCCAGTTACAGATGGTATGTCTGTAGAAGATGCAAAATTTTTGCTAAAATACCTCATGAATACGAAGCTTATAAAATCTATGGATATGGTTGAACTAAACACTTTATTAGACAGAAATGATTCTACGACTAAATTAGTTATTGATTTGGTTGATTGGACTTTCAAATATATAAATTAA